One part of the Lachnospiraceae bacterium JLR.KK002 genome encodes these proteins:
- the pyk gene encoding pyruvate kinase, translating into MKNLRKTKIICTLGPATDKEDVLKQLMIEGMNVARFNFSHGTHEEQGERLKKVKRLREELDLPVASLLDTKGPEIRLRELKDGKAMLEAGQKFTLTTEEILGDASRVSITYKDLVKDVEPGCRILIDDGLIELIVDEVTDTEIVCHVINGGMISNKKGVNVPNVELTMPYISEKDYEDIVFGIENDFDFVAASFVRTADDVLQIRKIFEEKNCNNINIISKIENMQGVENIDEIIRVSDGIMVARGDMGVEIPLEDVPVIQKMMIKKVIEAGKQVITATQMLDSMMKNPRPTRAEATDVANAIYDGTSAIMLSGETAAGLYPVEALKTMVKIAIRTEQDINYTARFKARQNPDNPDITNAISHATCTTANDLNAAAIITVTQSGRTARMISKYRPDCTIIGGSMYPKVCRQLNLSWGVTPLIMEPKEDADELFEHAVDVVERAGLISMGDITVITGGVPLGVSGTTNILKVHVAGHILLTGEGISDKSVSASLCVCKNVSELRRNFKAGDIIVAKETSNEMMEQIREASGLIVEEGGAGSHAVIAGLSLDIPVLIRAEYATDILKTGAYVTLDAKEGIVSCNR; encoded by the coding sequence ATGAAAAATTTAAGAAAAACCAAGATTATCTGTACCTTAGGACCGGCAACGGATAAAGAGGACGTATTAAAGCAGCTTATGATAGAGGGAATGAATGTTGCCCGATTTAATTTTTCCCATGGCACCCACGAGGAACAGGGAGAACGGCTGAAAAAAGTGAAACGTCTGCGTGAGGAACTGGATTTGCCGGTGGCCTCTCTGCTGGATACCAAAGGGCCGGAAATCCGTCTCCGGGAGCTGAAAGACGGAAAAGCCATGCTGGAAGCAGGGCAGAAATTCACTCTCACAACGGAAGAAATCCTGGGGGATGCCAGCCGGGTTTCCATAACCTACAAAGATCTGGTAAAAGATGTGGAGCCAGGATGCAGGATTCTCATTGACGACGGACTGATTGAACTTATTGTGGATGAGGTAACCGACACAGAGATCGTCTGTCATGTGATAAACGGGGGCATGATTTCCAATAAGAAGGGAGTCAATGTGCCCAATGTGGAACTGACCATGCCTTATATCAGTGAAAAGGATTATGAGGATATCGTATTCGGCATTGAAAATGACTTTGACTTTGTGGCGGCATCTTTTGTGCGGACAGCCGACGACGTGCTGCAGATAAGGAAAATTTTTGAGGAAAAGAACTGCAATAACATCAATATAATTTCCAAAATTGAAAATATGCAGGGCGTGGAAAATATTGATGAGATTATCCGGGTATCTGACGGAATTATGGTGGCCAGAGGAGATATGGGCGTGGAAATTCCTCTGGAGGATGTGCCGGTCATTCAGAAAATGATGATTAAGAAGGTAATCGAGGCCGGGAAACAGGTAATTACCGCCACCCAGATGCTGGATTCCATGATGAAGAATCCAAGACCCACCCGTGCAGAGGCTACTGACGTGGCCAATGCCATTTATGACGGAACCAGCGCGATTATGCTTTCCGGAGAAACCGCAGCAGGGCTTTACCCTGTGGAGGCTTTAAAAACCATGGTAAAAATTGCCATCCGCACCGAGCAGGATATCAATTACACTGCCCGGTTTAAAGCAAGACAGAATCCGGATAATCCAGATATTACCAATGCCATTTCCCATGCCACCTGTACGACGGCAAATGATCTGAATGCTGCAGCGATAATTACCGTTACCCAGTCGGGAAGGACAGCCCGTATGATTTCCAAATACAGGCCTGACTGTACCATTATCGGAGGAAGCATGTACCCCAAGGTATGCCGTCAGTTAAACCTTTCCTGGGGTGTGACGCCCCTGATTATGGAGCCCAAGGAAGATGCGGACGAACTGTTTGAGCATGCGGTGGATGTGGTAGAACGGGCCGGCCTGATTTCCATGGGAGATATTACGGTGATTACCGGCGGAGTGCCCCTGGGCGTATCTGGAACAACCAATATTCTGAAAGTCCATGTGGCAGGCCATATTCTCCTTACCGGAGAAGGAATCAGTGATAAATCCGTATCCGCCAGCCTTTGCGTCTGCAAAAATGTGTCCGAGCTGCGGCGGAATTTTAAAGCAGGAGATATTATTGTGGCAAAGGAAACCAGCAATGAGATGATGGAACAGATTCGGGAGGCCTCCGGCCTGATTGTGGAAGAAGGCGGGGCTGGTTCCCACGCGGTGATTGCAGGTCTGAGCCTTGATATTCCGGTGCTGATTCGAGCAGAATATGCCACCGATATTTTAAAAACAGGGGCATACGTCACTCTGGACGCAAAAGAAGGAATTGTAAGCTGCAATCGTTAG
- the arcC gene encoding carbamate kinase: MRKKKIVIALGHDALGTTLPEQKSATKKTAGAVVDFIKDDYQVVISHSNGPQVGMIHTAMAEFCRIYPEYTATPMSVCSAMSQGYIGYDLQNAIRTELLNRGIYKPVSTILTQVCVDPYDEAFYRPSKEIGRFMTEEEAEAEEKKGNHVVKTDRGYRRIVAAPRPVDIVEIDAIRALLDADQIVIACGGGGIPVLAQGHRLKGASAVIEKDSAAGKLADLVDAERLVILTGVEQVCLNFGTDQETPIDEMTTEQARSYMEEGQFEAGTMLPKIEAAIEFIGNSAVRSALITRLEVSRDGVKKAPGTLIHK, translated from the coding sequence ATGAGAAAGAAAAAAATCGTAATTGCGCTTGGCCATGACGCCCTTGGAACCACATTGCCGGAGCAGAAAAGCGCCACGAAGAAAACGGCCGGAGCAGTGGTGGATTTTATAAAGGACGATTACCAGGTGGTCATTTCCCATAGCAACGGACCTCAGGTGGGAATGATTCACACTGCAATGGCAGAATTCTGCAGAATCTATCCGGAGTATACCGCTACACCCATGTCAGTCTGTTCTGCCATGAGCCAGGGGTATATTGGATATGACCTGCAGAATGCCATCCGGACCGAACTTCTGAACCGGGGAATTTACAAACCGGTTTCCACGATTCTGACCCAGGTATGTGTGGACCCCTATGACGAAGCGTTTTACCGTCCTTCCAAGGAAATCGGACGTTTTATGACGGAGGAGGAAGCAGAGGCAGAGGAGAAAAAGGGTAATCACGTGGTGAAAACAGACCGGGGATACCGCAGAATTGTGGCAGCACCCCGGCCTGTGGATATTGTGGAGATTGACGCCATCCGTGCCCTTCTGGACGCAGACCAGATCGTAATTGCCTGCGGAGGCGGCGGAATCCCTGTACTTGCTCAGGGACACAGGCTGAAAGGAGCCAGCGCTGTGATTGAAAAAGATTCCGCAGCGGGAAAACTGGCGGATCTGGTTGACGCGGAACGTCTTGTAATTTTAACAGGTGTGGAGCAGGTCTGTCTGAATTTCGGCACGGATCAGGAGACGCCCATAGATGAAATGACCACAGAACAGGCCAGAAGTTATATGGAAGAGGGGCAGTTTGAAGCGGGTACCATGCTGCCAAAAATTGAAGCCGCCATTGAATTTATCGGCAATTCCGCAGTGCGCAGCGCGCTGATTACCAGACTGGAAGTTTCACGGGATGGGGTGAAAAAAGCCCCCGGAACACTGATACACAAATAA
- a CDS encoding Uma2 family endonuclease: MGLAGEERKKDEKINGVIYDMSPSPDFRHGIVNNNINRKIGNGLQNSLCLVFMENLDFKYHPDENDDYVCPDIMVICDRSHLKGGSYSGVPRFIAETLSPSTAKRDKTEKKEIYEKAGVEEYWIVSPQGFLEIYCLENGTYILEQSHMLQSDREMPYYNADTEITLKTFPHIKMTLGEIFEGVEA, translated from the coding sequence ATGGGACTGGCAGGAGAGGAACGAAAAAAAGATGAGAAAATAAACGGTGTAATTTATGATATGTCACCTTCTCCGGATTTTCGGCATGGAATTGTAAATAACAATATTAACAGAAAAATAGGAAATGGTTTACAGAACAGCCTGTGTCTTGTATTTATGGAGAATTTGGATTTCAAATATCATCCGGATGAAAATGATGATTATGTATGTCCGGATATTATGGTAATCTGCGACCGCAGTCATTTAAAAGGCGGGAGTTACAGCGGAGTTCCCAGATTTATTGCAGAAACACTGAGTCCTTCCACAGCAAAAAGAGATAAAACAGAAAAAAAAGAAATTTATGAAAAAGCAGGTGTGGAAGAATACTGGATTGTTTCACCGCAGGGATTCCTGGAAATATACTGTCTGGAAAATGGAACATATATTCTGGAACAAAGTCATATGCTGCAGAGCGACAGGGAAATGCCATATTATAATGCAGATACGGAGATAACATTAAAAACATTTCCCCATATCAAAATGACGCTGGGGGAGATTTTTGAAGGTGTGGAAGCCTAG
- a CDS encoding N-acetylmuramoyl-L-alanine amidase, producing MKKYRKRTVWMAFLMVAAILCGGCGNVGKSAGQNSQALEQQTEKQESSGTETADNPEQSDTEETAESAPKENPDEGKNPNTEENLDAEPDSPALNKETTVYAREEVVTTSSVNVRTAPSTDSEVYQTSARRSEFVRTADDGTWSAVELEGKEYYIASEYLKLKSEMTDNGYLVVIDAGHQGKGNSEQEPIGPGASETKAKVASGTSGCASGLNEYELTLAVSLKLQAELEARGYQVLMVRTSHDVNISNSERAAVANNAGADAFIRVHANGSDDSSEHGILTICPTSGNPYMGSLYSQCRSLSECVLDGAVNATGANKKYIWETDTMSGINWCTVPVTIVEMGFMTNPTEDLNMADEGYQSQLAAGIADGVDAYFGN from the coding sequence ATGAAAAAATACAGGAAACGTACGGTGTGGATGGCATTTTTGATGGTAGCAGCCATACTGTGCGGCGGATGCGGAAACGTCGGGAAATCTGCCGGACAGAATTCACAGGCTTTGGAGCAGCAGACAGAGAAACAGGAATCTTCCGGAACGGAGACAGCGGATAATCCGGAACAGTCCGATACAGAGGAAACAGCAGAATCTGCTCCGAAAGAAAATCCGGATGAGGGAAAAAATCCGAATACGGAAGAAAACCTGGATGCAGAGCCTGACAGTCCTGCATTAAATAAAGAAACTACGGTATATGCCAGGGAAGAAGTGGTGACAACTTCCTCCGTCAATGTGCGGACAGCGCCTTCTACGGACAGCGAAGTGTATCAGACGTCGGCCCGCAGAAGTGAATTTGTACGGACAGCGGACGACGGAACCTGGAGTGCGGTGGAGCTGGAAGGAAAGGAATACTACATTGCTTCCGAATATCTGAAACTGAAATCAGAAATGACAGATAACGGATATCTGGTGGTGATTGACGCAGGGCATCAGGGCAAAGGGAACAGCGAGCAGGAGCCCATTGGCCCCGGAGCTTCCGAAACCAAGGCAAAAGTAGCCAGCGGTACTTCCGGCTGTGCCAGCGGCCTGAATGAATACGAGCTGACCCTTGCGGTATCACTGAAGCTGCAGGCGGAACTGGAAGCCAGAGGATATCAGGTTCTTATGGTCCGTACCAGCCATGATGTGAATATCAGCAACAGCGAACGGGCGGCGGTGGCCAACAATGCAGGAGCGGACGCATTTATCCGGGTACATGCCAACGGTTCAGACGACAGCAGCGAACACGGAATTCTGACTATCTGTCCCACCTCCGGCAATCCCTATATGGGCAGTCTTTACAGCCAGTGCCGGAGCCTGTCCGAATGTGTGCTGGACGGAGCGGTGAATGCCACCGGAGCCAATAAGAAATATATCTGGGAGACGGATACCATGAGCGGCATTAACTGGTGTACCGTTCCCGTCACCATTGTGGAGATGGGATTTATGACCAATCCCACAGAGGATTTGAATATGGCGGATGAGGGATATCAGAGCCAGCTTGCCGCAGGCATTGCGGACGGGGTGGACGCATATTTTGGGAATTAG